Proteins from a genomic interval of Cucumis melo cultivar AY chromosome 7, USDA_Cmelo_AY_1.0, whole genome shotgun sequence:
- the LOC103495706 gene encoding uncharacterized protein LOC103495706, producing MKMCWVLLLFFLFLNFNFNNGFSKPLVHNNSKLQPAVVVGTVFCDTCFQQHLSSSHHFISGARIEVECRDENNPIASFKQQVKTNKNGKFRVVLPFSIAKHIKKIERCSVKLIKSSEPFCSVVSSASSSFLKFKNSKNKNGVRIFSAGFFTFKPLQQPTLCNQKSNPQLPFPPLVPPVIQPPSFLPPNPLQPTPLVPNPFQPPAPLIPNPFQPPAPLIPNPFQPPAPVIPNPFQPAPATGLPLPPLPFITPSPPPPTLLPPSFLPPFLPPIPGIPSGPPREETSSPIKQSP from the exons ATGAAGATGTGTTGGGTTTTACTTCTGTTCTTTCTGTTTCttaactttaattttaataatgGTTTTTCTAAGCCTCTTGTTCACAACAACAGCAAACTTCAACCTGCCGTTGTTGTTGGTACTGTCTTTTGTGATACTTGCTTCCAACAACATCTTTCCAGTTCTCACCATTTCATCTCAg GTGCTAGAATTGAAGTAGAATGTAGAGATGAAAACAACCCAATTGCCAGTTTCAAACAGCAAGTTAAAACcaacaaaaatggaaaattcAGAGTTGTTTTGCCATTCTCAATTGCTAAACATATCAAGAAGATTGAAAGGTGTTCTGTTAAATTGATCAAATCCAGTGAACCATTCTGCTCTGTGGTCTCCTCTGCATCTTCCTCTTTTCTCAAATTCAAAAACTCAAAGAACAAAAATGGAGTCCGCATTTTCTCTGCCGGATTTTTCACTTTCAAGCCTTTGCAACAACCCACTTTGTGCAATCAGAAATCTAACCCACAGCTTCCCTTTCCGCCACTTGTTCCGCCCGTAATTCAGCCACCCTCGTTTTTACCGCCCAACCCCCTGCAGCCGACGCCACTCGTTCCCAACCCCTTTCAGCCGCCGGCGCCACTGATCCCTAACCCATTTCAGCCGCCGGCGCCACTGATCCCAAACCCATTTCAACCACCTGCTCCGGTGATTCCTAACCCATTTCAGCCGGCGCCAGCAACGGGTCTTCCTCTACCGCCTCTGCCGTTTATCACTCCGTCGCCGCCTCCACCAACATTGCTGCCGCCGTCGTTTTTGCCACCGTTTCTGCCGCCGATCCCTGGGATTCCGTCTGGTCCGCCTAGAGAGGAAACTTCTTCACCGATCAAACAGAGCCCATGA